Part of the Pelobates fuscus isolate aPelFus1 chromosome 12, aPelFus1.pri, whole genome shotgun sequence genome, gtgtctggatggatatgtcacattgtgtgtttggtagtgtgtgtgggctgtttggggtattgcatgtgagaggctgcatgtggggttgtgtgcatgtatgtggattgttagcgggttacgtttgtgcagattgtgtgtatgtttgtgtgtgggctgttcgtattatttgtataaggggagggttattcttcatttctgtgttatgaatgtaaattagtgatagtaaaatgtctatttactgtgtatacctgtattcaatatctacttgaaatggctgctagagcaccccctcccaccgactaactacctcgtgtaacaagatggcgcctacatccggaggatgtgcattagataagacacttaacacctaaccaattagagatgtattctctctgttatctacctttttgcatatgatgtatttttgcctttataaggggcttgccgccccctgagtaaacattccgaagtttttattaacctgatacctgtgtctcagtgtaatttacttcaaaacgtgcacgcatttattttaacaatttggaaaggagcagatactcagataaacacttggtttgatccacaatatctgtgtatatctagcagtatggttggcttccctgggttccagtggggaccaggctggcctggtacaggtcaaagaccggagctgcaacagcagctccaggctgctctactacgttgtggattcccattcacaagtgcttggaggaagtgatccgagatcatttcctctatgtgctgcattgcttaaattgaggattgtccttcaccatcttttcatattagcagatatttgaagttttactgagactcctgataggacagagcctgtttggctctagcagccttgagtgccgtgcaaagacaccccgagtgccgtgcatggcactagtgccgtaggttgcctacccctgccctaggggttaaaaaaatattagatcacaATACTGTGATCTATATTTTGATCACTggaggcagtgatcaactggcagggaaggggttaatttttcttTGGACTGGGTAAAGAAGGGtgggattttgttttattttttttttaacttttttcgcttcaggtggaaggggttttcatccacacttttttccccaccacaactctgttggtatgtaaaaaaaaataaaaaaaatatatatatatatatatatatatatatatataaccatcctaataaTAATAGGCACACAGAGAGGTCTGTATATAGTGAGAGAGGTTATTCCTACATTTTTCCATGTAATGCCCTGTGTGACTTCCAAGGTAAGAAAGCAGAAGTAGAGACTTTAGTATGTTATCTGATAACAAGTAACTATGGTTACATTGCATGCTGGGGGAAATGACGGTGTGCCTCGTTTCGTGGGGAGGAGCAGGTCAACGCAGGACTTTTATTTATTGGCCTGTAAGGACCTCAGGCAGCATGCCCTATTCGCAGTGTGCGTGCGCGTTCCAGAGGAATAGGAGAATGCGTCGCCACGGCAACAGATTCCCGAGAGGACGCTGTGCAGTTATTACCGCGCGCATGAATTACACACGTCGCGCCTTTTCTGACGTCACTTCCTGCGCGCGGTCTGATTTAGACGTTATATCAATCTCACTGGGAACCGAAGGTTCGGGATTTGCTATTTGACTATGTTTTTAGCCCGGCGGCTGCTTCGGACAGATCTCCGGTGTCTGCTATGTAACCGGGCATCTATTTCGGAGCATTTGCCGGTGATTCAGGTCCCCCGCCAGGCCCAGCTGCTCGCAGAGAGGAGAAGCCGGCAGACTGGCAGTAAGCGCGTGGTCACCCCCCAGGCTGGGAAGCTCCTAATCAGGACCCGCAGGCAGGAGCTCAACCAGCCGGCAGGACAGACCTGCAGCCACTGGGAGCGGCCCGAGCTGGTCAGCAAGGGCTGGAAACACCGCCTATCGCGGGGAGATTACTTTATCATCGAGCGGCAGACGGCGGTGAGGCCCGGCCCGATCAAAACCTCCACTTTCCAGGCCCTGGGGCTGGACCCAGCTTTGATTAGCGCACTCTCTGCCTCAGGAGTGAATATCCCCACGTGGGTCCAGACGCAAGCCATACCTACCCTGCTCTATGGCAAAAATCTGCTCTGTGCAGCCGAGACAGGAAGTGGAAAGACTTTGAGCTACCTCCTGCCTATCCTTAACCAACTCTGTACTGGAAAAAACACTTCTCATGACCCTTTGAACCTAATTATTGTGCCCTCCAGGGAACTTGCCAGCCAGGTGGCATCTGTTGCCAGGAGCCTATGTACGCCGTTGGGGCTGACTGTGAGTGTAGTGGGTGGAGGACGCGGCCTGGTAGCAGTGGACAGACAGTTATGCAAAGGACCTATTGATATTTTGGTAGCCACTCCAGGTGCCCTGTGGAAGGCACTGAAGAGGGACAGTGTAAGCCTGGCATCATTGAAATGTATTGTTCTGGATGAGGCAGACACGTTGTTTGACCATTCTTTCTCCAAATTGGTGGAGGATATCCTAATGCAGACTCGTATTGCTACTTGTGAAAAAGACGTGCATGGTGAGGAGAGCAAGGCCCAACTAGTGGTCGTTGGTGCCACTTTCCCCAGTGGTGTTGGTCAAGTTCTTGGCAAAATGACTGACCTAGCAACCTTTGCCACTATTAAAAGCAAGAGTCTCCATTACCTGCTGCCTCATATACAGCATACTTTCCTAAGGGTGAAGGGGGCTGTCAAAGTATCAGAGTTGTTGACTATTCTTAAGAAACAGGTTCCAGAGGGGCAAGGATCAGGAGTTCTAGTTTTCTGCAATAGTTCCAGCACTGTGAACTGGCTGGGCTATATTTTAGATGATCATTGCGTTCGTCACTGGAGGCTACAGGGAAACATGCCAGCAAGCATGCGAACTGGCATCTTTGAGGCCTTTCAAAAAGGACAATCAAATGTTTTGGTTTGTACAGATGTTGTCTCTAGGGGCCTGGATAGTCTAAATGTAGAGGTCGTAGTGAATTATGACTTCCCTGCAACACTTCAGGACTACTTGCACAGAGCAGGCAGAGTTGGTCGACTTGGCAGCGAGAAACAGGGCCGTGTAGTGAGTTTTGTCACTCATGCCTGGGATGTGGAATTGGTGCAGAAGATAGAAATGCAAACTCGCAAGAGGACTAGCCTTCTTGGCACCAAGTGTGACATCAATGATACTGTGAAACACACTTTATAAATATTTAGATCAATAAAAAGCTAACGAAAATtcagatttgttttttaaaaacgtTTGTGTTTTGTCACTGAGACATACAGTAAATATTTTCATTCCTTTATAATCATTAAAACTGAATTTAATTGGTCacctaaaataataattaacaacaaaaccaaaactttgtcactggataaaatcattttttttttttttaaataaattatttatatatatatatatatatatatatatatatatatacacacacacaaatgtacttGTATAGCCTGTTCAAAGTCTTTATCATCACTCTGAATGTAACAGCTCTTTTATTTGAATCTTTTTAAGGATCTTTGCAACCTGTTGCTGAAAATTGGACATATGTGACATTTTGAGATATGTGGTCAAAATGTTGTTTGACAACTTAAATGTGGTCTCCTGGACTCTAGACATCTCCATAAGAGCCAGAAGCTCAATACGCTTAGTGCTGTAGGGCTTTGCTCATTGGCTGACAATGATCAGCTGTCACTCTATACAGGTAGGGAATAGTTCAGGAGAGCTAATGAAAGCTTCGTCCAATAGCTTCCAACAGAGAAGGTGAACAGTTGGCTCCAGTTGTCAAGCTGTTTGCAAAAACAGTAGTGCAAACACATTAAGGTGCTTGCAGTAGTCTTATCAAATCCTGTATATCAGGAGTTCAACTCTCATTTGACCACCCCATTTCATTTTCTCAGCTTCTTTTTACCGCTCATATGTGTTAAGTGTTTGTTCATTCTCAAAAAAAATCCTATATTTCAGTTCGGTTCTCACTTAGGCACTCCAATTCATTTTTTTCAGCCACATAGCAAAATTATAGGTACAGTGCATAACAGTCAATGCTATTTCATTAACCAATTTTGTTCAATTTAATttggctgtttaaccccttaaggacacatgacgtgtgacatgtcatcccttttattccagaagttgggtTAAGTATTTGGCATGAAATAGAATGTGTTTGTAGGGGTATACACAACTGTTGTTGGCCCTCTAATGGATTTTTATGTTATTACATTTTATGAACTTATCATCTGGTATGAGATTATTTCAACTTCTTTTTTCTCTCTGCTCTCCTTTTTCTCTTAATCTAATAAatccatatttaaccccttaaataccaaacttctggaataaaagggagtcatgacatatcacacgtcatttgtccttaaggcgTTAAGTCATAATACAACAGGTTGGTGCTAATCTACAAACAATATATGGTCAGGCAGCAACCTTAGCGAAGGGGATCCCTCTAAACCCTTCAACAAACCAGAAAGAAACAGTACAAGAAATGGATAGGGCTGCGCCTATATTACCGAGTATAAGTCCCAAAGAAATGGCACTGGAGCAGTAGAAGAAGGTCAAAGGCCCTTGGGTGGACTCTTCTTCAAGAGAAGATATGTCAGTGTTCATATATAGATGGAGACAAGAAGTAGATTCGAGGGCAACCAATAGTGTAATAAGTAAAATCCAAAAGGTGAGATGGTAATACACTCACAATAAAAGAGCTGTGACCAGCTCTAGTATAGATGGCATACAGCAGCATAATCCctgcttatgggatatgcagGAACAGTGCATCTGTCTGTGCAGTCTAGTTCTTGAATACtttgaaaagataaaataaaagggcaccaatagtgctctcaatgtCATAAACCATagtgtaaaataaatacaattatactCACAAGTCTAGAGCAGGAGACACTGCTCTATGTATaaggcgttggtggtatgatccccacctcgatTGCATGGAGTACAGGAACAGTAAAATGCCaggcaagaataaaataaaattaaaaaggtgtatatataatacaataaaaagattgGCACAACTGAGtggccaaaaaactttttttgataAAATACACCATTTAAAATAACTATAACACGTTTCACCATACGTGGCTTCTTCAAATGGAATAAAAGCAACAGCCTGTCAGACTGTTTAAATAGGGATACTGAGTAATTAAAATTTGCGCCAAAAATATGTTATCCCTTTCTTGTacaacatctttttttttattaaattttttgatttttaaaaaccataataataataatcatcgtACAACAATGACATATATAGAAAtgaacacagaataaaaaaataaggttACAAATAAATCAAAGAAACGGGGGAAAACATCCATCCAACTtatgcattataaaaaaaaagcactacATAATAAGGTGTAGTAAAGTATTGCATATCAAAAAAGCACTTTACATGTGTCACTTCATGTGATATAACATcaggagatgttgtgtccagggATGTCAAACATatacaattaaccccttcaggacggagtcaatagtgcacgttctgatcaaaacaaaacgtaaacaaaaactggaatttgcgctatatgtctgctcacccgtagttcccctctttcaaattatatgcacccacacttattatatatcattttgttcaggagaaacagggctttaatctatcattaactattcatatatggaacatcatttattatgaataaaagtaaaaaaaatgtgagaaaataagatttttttttaaatttgcatttctgtctgacattttaactgtgaatgtcataatactgttaggttttactgcaaaaaaaatgcacatatttgtaatcagcgatgtctcacgagtacaacagtaccccccattaaccccttaaggacacatgacgtgcctgacatgtcatgattcccttttattccagaagtttggtccttaaggggttaacaggttttatgttgttttggaaagttacagggtcaaatatagaacattacattttcaaattgaaatttgccagattggtaatgttacctttgagacggtgtggtagcccaggaatgagaattacccccataatggcataccatttgaaaaagtagacaagccaaggtattgaaagtggggtatgtttagtcttttttagtagccacttagtcacaaacactggccaaagttagcgttcatattttttttgtgtgaaaaaagcaaaaaacaaatatttggccagtgtttgtgactaagtggctactaagaaagactggacataccccacttgcaatacctcgggttgtctacttttgcaaatggtatgccatcatgggggtaattctcattcctgggctaccatacgctctcaaaggcaacataaccaatctggcaaatttcaatgtgaaaaaaatgaaatgcaagccttatatgtgactctctaactttccaaaacaccataaaacctgtacatggggggtactgttattctcgggagacttcactaaacacaaatattagtgctttaaaacagtaaaacatattacaacaataatatagaccataaaagtgcagttcgcttgtaaaaaatgcaaaaaacttcacttttacttaaaatatcatcgttgtaatacaatttaccaatttgaaacacgaatatttgagttcagcgaagtctcccgagtaaaacagtaccccctatgtacaggttttatggtgtcttggagagttacagggtcaaatatagtgcttgcaaattaaattctctgcactttctccctctgttgtcaggcatgtcaatcaaattttaattaatcaaatcacataattacgttaaaagattatttaaatatacatgtagaattttaatatatatgcatttataggtatttaaattctacgtgtatactaatgtaatcttttatgtaattatatgtatttatctatatatatatatatttgcggttatttgtattttatatatatatagatatatatagaatgtcattctaagtgtattttgttaccgatatatatatattaataacaaaatacagttagaatgaaattacatatgcatatataatttatataaaattttgtttcaatattttatttatttattttattattttatttatttattattttaattatacgtatttatatataatatatatatgtacatctattatatatataatatatatacatattatatatatgtaacgtcattctaagtgtattttaatattaatatatatacttatattaatattaaaatacactttgtatgacgttacatatatataatatgtatatatattatatatataatatatatacatattatatatatatataaaaatatatttaatttatttttacacttgtgtttgatttattttttatacttcccaccagcagggggactgtctgatatttcaaacagtccccctgctggcagatccacagccagctatagggggccatgtgatcgctctttgagagcgatcacatggcccccgggggcctgatttgccgtgggagggctgcctgggctgtgaggcagtcctcccgaagcggatcgcggcggaggtaagtacatcttacctcctggggctgcaagccgttacggcgtgctatgccgtcataacggctttaaagcccacttaacccgtgacggcatagcacgccgtaacggcgttaaggggttaattatgcaACTTAGCATTGTTGGTATTTTTATTCCAAGAAAGGTAGCAACTCTATGCATGGGTGACAAATGCCGCAATTGGCCAGTTCAGTCCAGTGTGAAGGCCTTCAAAAGTTGAATGATCTTGTGGAGGAAGCGGATCTAGAGGTGTGTTTTCCAGAAAATGTAAACATCACATTACATTGTAAGACAAACGTGGCagaatctatgcaccaaaacctctATATTAAGACACAGCGATTTACATGCTTAGGTTGCCCCTTTAATGAGTTCAAATAAAATCtgttgatacattttttttaaaatataaactatTTGAATATAtacgtttcctttttttttttattattattcaaggtttttattgaTGGCATTCAGTAAACACAGGTAAAGTTTAACATTGACAAGTCAGAGTGCATCGCTGGGCAGGCCAGCAAGGTATACAGTTAGAGTTGCAGTTTACAGATGTACATTATATGCATTACAGATCACATATCTAGCATTATCAGCTGTATTTTACATTTCATTGGTGTGAGTAACTTGCGGGGTAGAGCATGTGGTGAGGGTTAGCCGTGAACAGCGGCATCAGTGAAGTGCATAGTGCTGGTAAGTTGCGGGCTAAGGTATGGAACTTGAAACGTAAAACTTGCCATTTAGAAGTAAGGAGGGGAAATTCGCGGGCAGCAGGTAGATGCTTGCCTGGGGTCCCCCGTTGGTAGGTCTATTCGGGGCCTGGCGGGTGGAGTCCTGTCAGTCTTGGCTACCCTCCCCTGATACCAGTCTTGGCTACCCTCCACTGGGGCACGATTGTTTGGGCGCCGCAGGCCGGTGTTGTACTATATCTTTAagtagggatgcaccaaaatgaaaattctgggccgaaaccgaaaattcaggatgcccttggccgaaaactgaaaatgactttttttttttttctccaaatgatttta contains:
- the DDX28 gene encoding probable ATP-dependent RNA helicase DDX28; translation: MFLARRLLRTDLRCLLCNRASISEHLPVIQVPRQAQLLAERRSRQTGSKRVVTPQAGKLLIRTRRQELNQPAGQTCSHWERPELVSKGWKHRLSRGDYFIIERQTAVRPGPIKTSTFQALGLDPALISALSASGVNIPTWVQTQAIPTLLYGKNLLCAAETGSGKTLSYLLPILNQLCTGKNTSHDPLNLIIVPSRELASQVASVARSLCTPLGLTVSVVGGGRGLVAVDRQLCKGPIDILVATPGALWKALKRDSVSLASLKCIVLDEADTLFDHSFSKLVEDILMQTRIATCEKDVHGEESKAQLVVVGATFPSGVGQVLGKMTDLATFATIKSKSLHYLLPHIQHTFLRVKGAVKVSELLTILKKQVPEGQGSGVLVFCNSSSTVNWLGYILDDHCVRHWRLQGNMPASMRTGIFEAFQKGQSNVLVCTDVVSRGLDSLNVEVVVNYDFPATLQDYLHRAGRVGRLGSEKQGRVVSFVTHAWDVELVQKIEMQTRKRTSLLGTKCDINDTVKHTL